The Tripterygium wilfordii isolate XIE 37 chromosome 17, ASM1340144v1, whole genome shotgun sequence genome has a window encoding:
- the LOC119982922 gene encoding NAC domain-containing protein 35-like, which translates to MNEENNNNMSRDEAGDDHEHDMVMPGFRFHPTEEELVEFYLRRKVEGKRFNVELITFLDLYRYDPWELPAMAAIGEKEWFFYVPRDRKYRNGDRPNRVTTSGYWKATGADRMIRGENSRSIGLKKTLVFYSGKAPKGIRTSWIMNEYRLPHHDTEKYQKTEISLCRVYKRAGVEDHPSLPRSLPSRPSSSSSSRGLSGKKHPHQESLTAHLGIQRVNAFGAQLEMEKITTTTETTTDCSSSSDVSTVLGSSKHNSYHPIPAPQISPSLGLPVVSMEEEGMLILNQSKLQQHALLPNCPSTTRNLLTGIVSNDNIIVDDLHRLVNYQQQASLNMNQHQQYYYNNHHQLISTSTNLLPEHPPVPLNMLLPPANSLPSTAFSDQLWEWNQVPEPNRDYNNNPFK; encoded by the exons ATGAATgaagaaaacaataataatatgagTAGAGATGAAGCAGGTGATGATCACGAGCATGACATGGTGATGCCGGGCTTTCGATTCCACCCTACTGAGGAAGAACTTGTAGAGTTCTACCTTCGCCGTAAGGTTGAGGGCAAGCGCTTCAATGTTGAGCTCATTACTTTCTTGGATCTTTATCGCTACGACCCTTGGGAACTTCCag CTATGGCTGCTATTGGGGAGAAAGAATGGTTCTTCTATGTCCCAAGAGACCGCAAGTATCGAAACGGGGATCGTCCAAACCGTGTGACAACTTCCGGCTACTGGAAGGCGACTGGAGCTGACCGGATGATTCGAGGCGAGAATTCAAGGTCCATTGGGTTGAAGAAAACCCTAGTTTTCTACTCCGGGAAGGCCCCGAAAGGGATTCGAACTAGTTGGATTATGAACGAGTATCGCCTTCCACATCATGACACAGAAAAGTACCAAAAG ACTGAAATATCTCTATGTCGAGTCTACAAGAGAGCCGGAGTAGAAGACCATCCATCTCTTCCTCGTTCGCTCCCTTCCAGGCCTTCCTCCTCATCCTCATCGAGAGGATTGTCGGGGAAGAAACATCCTCATCAGGAGTCATTGACAGCCCATCTTGGCATTCAAAGAGTGAATGCTTTTGGAGCACAATTGGAGATGGAAAAGATTACTACTACTACTGAAACTACTACAGATTGTAGTAGTAGCTCAGATGTCAGTACAGTCCTTGGCTCCTCAAAGCACAACTCGTACCATCCAATTCCGGCACCCCAAATCAGTCCTTCACTTGGTTTGCCGGTGGTGTCAATGGAAGAAGAAGGAATGTTAATCCTAAACCAATCTAAGCTGCAGCAGCATGCTCTACTTCCTAATTGTCCTTCAACGACGAGGAATCTCTTAACCGGCATAGTATCAAACGATAATATAATAGTTGATGATCTTCACAGACTAGTGAACTACCAGCAACAAGCTTCCTTGAACATGAATCAGCATCAACAATACTACTACAATAATCATCATCAATTGATCTCTACTTCTACTAATTTGCTTCCGGAGCATCCTCCAGTGCCCCTCAACATGCTGCTACCTCCAGCAAATTCACTTCCTAGTACCGCCTTTTCGGACCAGCTTTGGGAGTGGAACCAAGTCCCAGAACCAAATAGAGACTACAACAACAATCCCTTCAAGTAA